The following coding sequences lie in one Leptotrichia hongkongensis genomic window:
- a CDS encoding peptide ABC transporter substrate-binding protein, whose protein sequence is MKKILAMLMMLIFVISCGKSGGNSKTFTLNLTDEPKSIDPQISTDIGGGTVNDLLMEGLTRKGKNGTFEPGLAKSWDKSADGLKWTFHLRDNLKWSNGDPITAQDFKNGWLRALKPETASEYAYMLYPIKNAEKYNKKEGTAEEVGIKVIDDKTLEVELGTPVPYFDSLVAFKTYMPLNQKFFDETKDSYFTESEKTISSGAYTMESWTHGSEIVFKKNPNYWDAPNVKVENIVYKIIPDNNSALNAFNNKEVDVTSITAEQAKGFKDNPKMVSNNDGSVWYLLFNFNNKTLANVKIRKALLMSIDREGLVKNVLNGYGTAAKTLVPKGIGIKGLNGKDFTEQVPTSTLAYNPAEAKKLLAEGLKETGAAKFPNMSMLINESGNNKVIAEYIQEQLRKNLGIELNLEIITAQERFSRMKQKNFDLVLAGWSGDYPDAITYLDLFESTGGTNYGSYKNPQYDALVKTVRGTADQNVRIPALVKLEGLVAEDLPVGVLFHREKQYLVDERVQGLGFVAVSGEYYFGNLSLK, encoded by the coding sequence ATGAAAAAAATATTAGCTATGTTAATGATGCTGATTTTCGTTATTTCTTGCGGGAAAAGTGGCGGAAATAGCAAAACGTTTACTTTAAATCTGACGGATGAGCCAAAATCTATTGATCCGCAAATATCAACAGATATTGGTGGAGGAACTGTCAATGATCTTTTAATGGAAGGATTGACTAGAAAAGGAAAAAATGGAACATTTGAACCAGGACTTGCTAAAAGCTGGGATAAATCAGCTGATGGATTAAAATGGACATTTCATTTAAGAGACAATCTAAAATGGAGCAATGGTGATCCTATTACTGCCCAAGACTTTAAAAATGGATGGCTTCGTGCATTAAAACCTGAAACAGCTTCTGAATATGCATATATGCTTTATCCAATAAAAAATGCAGAAAAATATAATAAGAAAGAAGGAACTGCAGAAGAAGTTGGAATAAAAGTTATCGACGATAAAACTTTGGAAGTAGAACTTGGAACTCCAGTTCCATATTTTGACAGCCTTGTGGCATTCAAAACTTACATGCCATTAAATCAAAAATTCTTTGATGAAACAAAAGATTCATATTTTACAGAATCTGAAAAAACAATATCTTCAGGTGCCTACACAATGGAAAGCTGGACACATGGCTCAGAAATAGTATTCAAAAAAAATCCTAATTATTGGGATGCACCTAATGTAAAAGTTGAAAATATTGTGTATAAAATAATACCTGATAATAATTCAGCATTAAATGCATTTAATAACAAGGAAGTAGATGTAACTTCAATTACTGCTGAACAAGCAAAAGGATTTAAGGATAATCCAAAAATGGTTTCAAATAATGATGGATCAGTATGGTATCTATTATTTAACTTTAACAACAAAACACTAGCAAATGTAAAAATTAGAAAAGCTCTTCTTATGTCAATCGACAGAGAAGGTTTAGTAAAAAATGTATTAAATGGATATGGAACAGCTGCAAAAACTCTTGTTCCAAAAGGAATAGGGATAAAAGGATTGAATGGCAAGGACTTTACAGAACAAGTTCCTACTTCAACATTAGCATACAATCCTGCGGAAGCTAAAAAATTATTAGCAGAAGGGCTGAAGGAAACAGGGGCAGCAAAATTCCCTAATATGTCAATGCTAATTAATGAAAGTGGAAATAATAAAGTTATTGCAGAATATATTCAAGAACAATTAAGAAAAAATTTAGGTATTGAATTAAATTTGGAAATAATAACTGCTCAGGAAAGATTCTCAAGAATGAAACAAAAAAACTTTGACTTAGTTCTTGCAGGATGGTCTGGAGATTATCCTGATGCAATTACATACTTAGATTTATTTGAATCAACAGGTGGAACTAACTATGGTTCATATAAAAACCCTCAATATGATGCTTTAGTTAAAACTGTCAGAGGTACAGCAGATCAAAACGTCAGAATTCCTGCACTTGTTAAACTTGAAGGATTGGTTGCGGAAGATTTACCAGTTGGTGTGCTTTTCCACAGAGAAAAACAATATTTAGTTGATGAAAGAGTTCAAGGACTTGGATTTGTCGCAGTTAGTGGAGAATACTATTTCGGAAATCTATCATTAAAATAA
- a CDS encoding peptide ABC transporter substrate-binding protein, with amino-acid sequence MKKLFLILTLLMFVLSCGSKNGSNGNTFTLNIVTEPSSIDPQITTDVPGGTVDELILEGLLRKDKTGKSVAGIAEKWEKSEDGLVWTFHLRDGVKWSNGDPVTAKDFKAGWLRGLNPDTAGSNASMLFVIKNGEKYNAKKASENEVGIKVIDDKTLQVTLEAPTPYFDDLVTFKSFMPLNQKFYNEVKDKYFSEAEFTISNGPYTMESWTHDSELKFKKNPNYWDASNVKTDNVVLKIIATDSAVNAFKNKEVDVTSVTFEQAKEFAGKPELVKADDGGIYYLLFNTKENVFKNAKVRRAITMAINRDELINKVLEGSEKATKAFTPTGIGLNGIAKDFAQEVTTDQPKFNVEEAKKLLAEGLREEGLTELPRFEILFNDTGSRKAIVEYIQENLRNNLGANVELDVVTGKERVERTKKRDYQVALMNWTGDFLDPITYLDLFESTNANNRGDFKNARYDELTKIVKSSADPKVRVPAMLEMEKLISEEQPVTILFQKQKLYLVNPKVKNLGFVSIGGEFFIRDVVMN; translated from the coding sequence ATGAAAAAACTGTTTTTGATATTGACATTGCTAATGTTTGTACTTTCGTGCGGAAGTAAAAATGGAAGTAATGGAAATACATTTACATTAAATATAGTAACTGAACCATCATCAATTGATCCGCAAATAACAACAGATGTTCCTGGTGGAACTGTTGATGAATTAATTTTAGAAGGTCTTTTAAGGAAAGACAAGACTGGAAAATCTGTTGCTGGTATTGCTGAAAAATGGGAAAAATCAGAAGACGGACTTGTTTGGACGTTCCATTTAAGAGATGGTGTGAAATGGAGCAATGGTGATCCTGTTACTGCAAAGGACTTTAAAGCTGGATGGCTTCGTGGATTAAATCCTGACACAGCAGGAAGTAATGCAAGTATGTTATTTGTAATAAAAAATGGAGAAAAATATAATGCTAAAAAAGCTTCAGAAAATGAAGTTGGAATAAAAGTTATTGATGATAAAACATTACAAGTAACTTTGGAAGCACCTACGCCATATTTTGATGATTTAGTTACATTCAAATCATTTATGCCGTTAAACCAAAAATTCTACAACGAAGTAAAGGATAAATACTTTTCCGAAGCTGAATTTACAATTTCAAATGGTCCTTACACTATGGAAAGCTGGACTCACGATTCAGAATTAAAATTCAAGAAAAATCCTAACTACTGGGACGCATCTAACGTAAAAACAGATAACGTTGTATTAAAAATAATCGCTACAGATTCAGCTGTCAATGCCTTCAAAAATAAAGAAGTTGACGTAACATCTGTTACATTTGAACAAGCAAAAGAATTTGCTGGAAAACCAGAACTTGTAAAAGCTGATGATGGTGGAATTTACTACTTGCTATTTAACACAAAAGAAAATGTATTTAAAAATGCAAAAGTAAGACGTGCAATAACTATGGCAATAAATAGAGATGAACTTATAAACAAAGTTCTTGAAGGCTCTGAAAAAGCGACTAAAGCATTCACTCCAACTGGAATCGGACTAAACGGAATTGCAAAAGATTTTGCACAGGAAGTTACAACCGACCAGCCTAAATTCAATGTTGAAGAAGCTAAGAAATTACTAGCAGAAGGACTTAGGGAAGAAGGATTAACAGAACTTCCAAGATTTGAAATTTTATTTAATGATACAGGAAGCAGAAAAGCTATTGTTGAATACATTCAAGAAAACTTGAGAAATAACTTGGGAGCAAATGTCGAATTGGATGTTGTAACAGGTAAGGAACGTGTTGAAAGAACTAAAAAACGTGATTATCAAGTTGCTCTTATGAACTGGACTGGAGATTTCCTAGATCCAATCACATATTTAGATTTATTTGAAAGCACAAACGCAAACAACCGTGGAGATTTTAAAAACGCAAGATATGACGAATTAACTAAAATTGTAAAAAGCTCTGCCGATCCAAAAGTAAGAGTTCCGGCAATGCTAGAAATGGAAAAACTTATCTCTGAAGAACAACCCGTTACAATCTTATTCCAAAAACAAAAACTTTACTTAGTAAATCCAAAAGTTAAAAATTTAGGATTTGTATCAATTGGTGGAGAGTTCTTTATAAGAGATGTTGTAATGAATTAA
- a CDS encoding D-glycero-alpha-D-manno-heptose-1,7-bisphosphate 7-phosphatase gives MKNKFILLDRDGVINVEKSYLYKIEDFEYEKNVIKGLKELRDLGYKFAIITNQSGIARGYYTEEDYLKLQDFIEKDLLKHGIKIEKSYFCPHHPNGTGKYGIECNCRKPNTGNFELAINEFNIDTKNSFMIGDRPTDLIPAEKLGITPVLIKTGYGVKSLEKLEETGLNPVIVNDILDFSEKLKNKKIIIK, from the coding sequence ATGAAAAATAAATTTATCCTGCTGGACAGAGATGGTGTAATAAATGTAGAAAAATCATATTTATATAAAATCGAGGATTTTGAATATGAAAAAAATGTAATTAAAGGACTTAAGGAATTACGTGATTTAGGGTATAAATTTGCAATTATAACAAATCAGTCTGGAATTGCGAGAGGCTATTACACAGAAGAGGATTATTTAAAATTGCAGGATTTTATTGAAAAAGATTTGTTAAAACATGGGATAAAGATTGAAAAATCATATTTTTGCCCACACCATCCAAATGGAACTGGAAAATATGGTATTGAATGTAATTGCCGAAAGCCGAATACTGGTAATTTTGAACTGGCGATAAATGAATTTAATATTGATACTAAAAATTCCTTTATGATAGGCGATAGGCCAACTGATTTGATTCCAGCAGAAAAACTAGGGATTACTCCCGTTTTAATAAAAACAGGCTATGGCGTGAAAAGTTTAGAAAAACTTGAAGAAACAGGGTTAAATCCTGTAATTGTAAATGATATTCTGGATTTCTCAGAAAAATTGAAAAACAAAAAAATAATTATCAAGTAA
- the cobA gene encoding uroporphyrinogen-III C-methyltransferase, which produces MRKGKVYIAGAGCGDEGLITLKLKNVIEKADCIVYDRLVNENILQYAKSDVEMIYMGKENTAGGKLQAEINNKLVEKGKEGLVVLRLKGGDPFVFGRGGEEIEALVAENIDFEVIPGITSSIAVPAYAGIPVTHRGINTSFHVFTGHTQFNGIELDFPVIAKLEGTLVFLMGLSNLEKITENLINNGKNPKTPVAIIKDGTTTRQKTYTGTLETIVNTVKEHNVKSPAIILIGEVVNLREKMKWFENKPLFGKNILVTRNREKQQNISNKINELGGQALSLPFINIEYVDFEMPDLKEYSTLLFNSINSVIGFMRKVKDIRALGNVKIGVVGEKTAEEIEKYKIIPDFYPEEYTVERLASESVNFTKEEEKILFIVSDISPVNEKKYSDLYNRNYEKLVVYKTQKVEVEKEKAEKYVKESDILMFLSSSTFKAFADSINLSENEEIKEILKNKVIASIGPVTTKTIEKYGLKVGIEPKKYTEEGLFEKILTTLK; this is translated from the coding sequence ATGAGAAAAGGTAAAGTTTATATTGCAGGAGCAGGCTGTGGAGATGAGGGACTTATAACTTTAAAATTGAAAAACGTGATAGAAAAAGCGGACTGCATTGTTTACGACAGGCTTGTAAATGAAAATATCTTACAGTATGCAAAGTCTGATGTAGAAATGATTTATATGGGGAAAGAAAATACTGCTGGAGGAAAATTGCAGGCAGAAATAAATAATAAATTAGTGGAAAAAGGTAAAGAAGGACTTGTTGTTCTAAGATTAAAAGGAGGAGATCCTTTTGTATTTGGACGAGGAGGGGAAGAAATAGAGGCTTTAGTTGCTGAAAATATAGATTTTGAGGTAATTCCAGGGATAACTTCTTCAATCGCTGTGCCAGCTTATGCTGGAATTCCTGTTACTCACAGAGGAATTAATACTTCCTTTCATGTATTTACTGGACATACGCAATTTAATGGAATAGAACTTGATTTTCCAGTTATTGCAAAATTGGAAGGAACTTTGGTTTTTTTAATGGGATTAAGCAATCTTGAAAAAATAACAGAAAACTTGATAAATAACGGAAAAAATCCCAAAACCCCTGTCGCAATAATAAAAGATGGAACAACGACAAGACAGAAAACTTACACAGGAACATTGGAAACAATAGTAAATACAGTAAAAGAGCATAATGTAAAATCGCCTGCCATTATTTTGATTGGAGAAGTAGTAAATTTACGGGAAAAAATGAAATGGTTTGAGAATAAGCCGTTATTTGGAAAAAATATTCTTGTTACAAGAAATAGGGAAAAACAACAAAATATATCAAATAAAATAAATGAGCTTGGCGGACAGGCTTTGAGCCTTCCATTTATTAATATAGAGTATGTCGATTTTGAAATGCCTGATTTGAAGGAATATAGTACCCTTCTATTTAACAGCATAAATTCTGTTATTGGATTTATGAGAAAAGTAAAGGATATCCGTGCTTTAGGAAATGTTAAAATAGGTGTAGTAGGAGAAAAAACTGCTGAAGAAATTGAAAAATATAAAATCATTCCAGATTTTTATCCAGAAGAATACACGGTAGAAAGACTGGCAAGTGAAAGTGTGAATTTTACTAAGGAAGAGGAAAAAATACTGTTTATAGTATCTGACATTTCTCCAGTAAATGAAAAAAAATATTCAGATTTATACAACCGAAATTATGAAAAACTTGTAGTTTATAAAACTCAGAAAGTTGAAGTGGAAAAGGAAAAAGCTGAAAAATACGTAAAAGAAAGCGACATTTTAATGTTTTTAAGCTCATCGACCTTTAAAGCCTTTGCTGACAGCATAAACTTGAGTGAAAATGAGGAAATAAAAGAAATTCTGAAAAATAAAGTTATAGCCTCTATTGGTCCTGTTACTACAAAAACTATTGAAAAATATGGATTAAAAGTAGGAATAGAGCCTAAGAAATATACTGAAGAAGGATTGTTTGAAAAAATATTAACAACACTAAAATAA
- the hemC gene encoding hydroxymethylbilane synthase — translation MKSNKIIIGTRGSILALAQAEKVKEMLIKKYDKLRSMENFCEIEGFEKKNPLEIELKVIVTKGDKDLRDFTKIKGTTQKDLFVKEIEKEMLENKIDLAVHSLKDMPQNTPEGLLNACFPMREDNRDVLVSKNGKKLKELDGNSVIGTGSIRREKELLNLRNDVKIKAIRGNIHTRLKKLDDGEYDAIVLAAAGLKRVGLENRITEYFDTDSFIPAPGQGILCIQCRENDNKIRHLLKIINDDEVTIMCKAEREFSKIFDGGCHTPIGCSSVIEGNTLKLKGMFNDNGTRIFKEVEGNRENPKETAQKLAEEIKEEEMKNEKR, via the coding sequence ATGAAATCAAATAAAATAATTATTGGAACTAGAGGAAGCATTTTGGCACTTGCACAAGCGGAAAAAGTGAAGGAAATGCTTATTAAAAAATATGATAAATTAAGAAGTATGGAGAATTTTTGCGAAATTGAAGGATTTGAGAAAAAAAATCCGTTAGAAATAGAACTGAAAGTTATAGTTACAAAGGGAGATAAGGATTTAAGAGACTTTACAAAAATAAAAGGAACTACGCAAAAGGACTTGTTTGTGAAGGAAATTGAAAAGGAAATGCTGGAAAATAAAATAGATTTGGCAGTGCATTCGTTAAAGGATATGCCACAGAATACTCCAGAAGGGCTTTTGAATGCATGTTTTCCAATGAGAGAAGATAACCGTGATGTGCTTGTTTCAAAAAACGGAAAAAAATTAAAAGAACTTGATGGAAATTCTGTAATTGGAACAGGGAGCATAAGACGGGAAAAGGAGCTTCTAAATTTGCGAAATGATGTAAAAATAAAAGCAATTCGAGGTAATATTCACACAAGGCTCAAAAAACTTGATGATGGGGAATATGATGCGATTGTGCTGGCTGCGGCTGGATTAAAAAGAGTTGGGCTGGAAAACAGAATTACTGAATATTTTGATACAGATTCATTTATACCAGCACCAGGACAAGGGATTTTGTGTATTCAATGCAGGGAAAATGATAATAAAATACGACATCTTCTGAAAATTATAAATGATGATGAAGTTACGATAATGTGTAAAGCTGAAAGAGAATTTTCAAAAATTTTTGATGGAGGATGCCATACTCCAATAGGCTGTTCATCGGTTATTGAAGGAAATACATTAAAATTAAAGGGAATGTTTAATGATAACGGAACCAGAATATTTAAAGAAGTTGAAGGAAATAGGGAAAATCCAAAGGAAACTGCACAAAAATTGGCTGAAGAAATAAAGGAAGAGGAGATGAAAAATGAGAAAAGGTAA
- the hemA gene encoding glutamyl-tRNA reductase, with translation MKENLVKDFYILSFSYKNLSLEEREKFVKEGYRHILGEYLEKRIIRGYVAVETCLRIELYLDVSKEFEIESLKRDFRIEKMKDYKGAEAVHYLLRVICGLDSIIKGEDQILVQLKKAYFDALDKNITSSFLNIMFNQAIETGKRFRAESKINEKNISLDSIAVKFIRTKFESLENKKIFVIGVGDLSQSILALLHKMNNCHLTMTNRSLRRSIELQKVYPDVQTAEFNEKYNVIKNMDIVISATSAPHLILETTKIQNILNDGKKRFFLDLAVPRDIEASIGEFENTSLYHLEDIWDEYNKNVEKRDEIVEKYSYIIEEQLKKIAEKLEKRRNYTNQKNIEMGENG, from the coding sequence ATGAAGGAAAATTTAGTAAAAGATTTTTATATTCTAAGTTTTAGTTATAAAAATTTGAGTTTGGAAGAAAGGGAAAAGTTTGTAAAAGAGGGGTACAGACATATTTTAGGGGAGTATTTGGAAAAAAGAATTATAAGGGGGTATGTGGCTGTTGAAACTTGCCTTAGGATAGAGCTTTATTTGGATGTTAGCAAGGAATTTGAAATTGAGAGTTTAAAGAGGGATTTTAGAATTGAGAAGATGAAGGACTATAAAGGGGCTGAAGCTGTGCATTATTTACTGCGGGTAATTTGTGGGCTGGATTCGATAATAAAGGGAGAGGATCAGATTCTTGTACAGCTTAAAAAGGCATATTTTGATGCTCTTGACAAAAATATTACATCTTCATTTTTGAATATAATGTTTAATCAGGCGATAGAAACTGGGAAAAGATTTAGGGCAGAAAGCAAGATAAATGAAAAAAATATTTCACTTGATTCGATAGCCGTAAAATTTATAAGAACAAAATTTGAGAGCCTTGAAAATAAAAAAATATTTGTAATTGGAGTGGGAGATTTGAGCCAGTCAATTCTTGCACTTCTTCACAAAATGAACAATTGCCATTTGACAATGACAAATAGAAGTTTACGACGGTCAATTGAATTGCAGAAAGTGTATCCAGATGTTCAAACTGCAGAATTTAATGAGAAATATAATGTTATAAAAAATATGGACATTGTAATAAGTGCCACTTCTGCACCACATTTGATTCTTGAAACAACAAAAATTCAAAATATTTTGAATGATGGGAAAAAACGATTTTTCCTTGATTTAGCCGTTCCTAGAGATATTGAGGCAAGTATTGGGGAGTTTGAAAATACTTCGCTTTATCATTTAGAGGATATTTGGGATGAATATAATAAAAATGTGGAAAAGCGGGATGAAATTGTAGAAAAATATTCTTACATTATTGAGGAGCAGCTAAAAAAAATAGCGGAAAAACTTGAAAAAAGAAGAAACTATACAAATCAGAAAAATATTGAGATGGGTGAAAATGGATGA
- a CDS encoding retron system putative HNH endonuclease, whose translation MLKVDKNDEPEFFTEFKKKSNPKSWKDFDFEIKGKLKEYMLENEQKIDGNYFCPYCERQISVEKSQIEHIKPKDKFPRLFHNYSNLLTGCLENQSCGSIKGNKWDDKFINPVENNPEDYFEYSISTGEIIPKYKTGIKYEMAIRTIDILNLNQKKLCESRRILILRSSFKDNGKIVLNTEILKYIMKFPTLKKFLLKNL comes from the coding sequence ATGCTGAAAGTAGATAAAAACGATGAGCCAGAGTTTTTTACGGAATTTAAAAAGAAAAGTAATCCGAAAAGCTGGAAAGATTTTGATTTTGAAATAAAGGGCAAACTAAAAGAGTATATGCTTGAAAATGAGCAGAAAATAGATGGAAATTATTTTTGTCCTTATTGTGAAAGACAGATTTCTGTTGAGAAAAGTCAAATTGAGCATATAAAACCTAAAGACAAATTTCCAAGGTTGTTTCATAATTACAGTAATCTTTTGACAGGTTGTCTTGAAAATCAGAGTTGTGGTTCGATAAAAGGAAATAAGTGGGATGATAAATTTATAAATCCAGTTGAAAATAATCCCGAAGATTATTTTGAATACAGCATTAGTACAGGGGAAATAATTCCAAAATATAAAACTGGAATAAAGTATGAAATGGCAATAAGAACAATAGATATATTAAACTTAAATCAGAAAAAATTGTGTGAAAGCAGAAGAATCCTTATTTTAAGAAGTTCTTTTAAAGATAATGGGAAAATCGTTTTGAATACAGAAATTTTAAAATACATAATGAAATTTCCTACACTAAAAAAATTTCTTTTAAAAAATTTATAA
- a CDS encoding AAA family ATPase — translation MKIKNIHIEEYNGLENLNINFESEGKVLDLIVLAGINGSGKTRVLESIRYWFEMFRSKAVNVELFYEENEIEVLESLMDSEGLTEVEKEAQKDIEFTDCLRNIKFYNYDYRHNKTENRNYNSKIISRSFEKLKIFPKIIYVPTEINFEEIKKAQTNLKKEYNFINIVDSYEIKDIPSYIATQISKVANEEENLTMGQVRKKVFKEINGIFEILELDVKLSEISKDENSMPIFTDSSGKKFGINELSSGEKQLFLRTLAIKMIEPENSIIMIDEPELSLHPKWQQKIVDVYKKIGKNNQIILATHSPHILGSVEKESIILLVKNKNGVVEVRTGENFGNSYGQTIERILEDIMGLETDRNPSVYELLNQVKEMVKNDNYESFEFERKYSKIKDILGEDDRDLFLVDMDLQIKKGRKNAESR, via the coding sequence ATGAAAATAAAAAATATTCACATAGAAGAATATAACGGACTTGAAAACTTAAATATAAACTTTGAGTCAGAAGGAAAAGTTTTGGATTTGATAGTTCTGGCTGGGATTAATGGGAGTGGAAAAACTAGAGTTTTGGAAAGTATTCGTTATTGGTTTGAAATGTTTAGAAGCAAAGCTGTTAATGTGGAATTATTTTATGAAGAGAATGAAATAGAAGTCTTGGAAAGTCTTATGGATAGTGAAGGATTGACAGAAGTTGAAAAAGAAGCACAAAAAGATATTGAATTTACAGATTGCTTGAGAAATATAAAATTTTATAATTATGATTACAGACACAATAAAACAGAAAATCGAAATTATAATTCAAAAATAATAAGCAGAAGTTTTGAAAAATTAAAAATATTTCCCAAAATAATTTATGTTCCAACTGAAATTAATTTTGAAGAAATTAAGAAAGCTCAAACAAATTTGAAAAAAGAATATAATTTTATTAATATTGTAGATTCATACGAAATAAAGGATATTCCGTCCTATATTGCAACTCAAATTTCAAAGGTTGCAAATGAAGAAGAAAATTTGACAATGGGACAAGTTAGAAAAAAGGTTTTTAAGGAAATTAATGGGATTTTTGAAATTTTGGAGTTGGATGTGAAACTTTCAGAAATATCGAAAGATGAGAATAGTATGCCGATTTTTACTGATTCTAGCGGAAAAAAATTTGGAATAAATGAACTTTCTTCAGGGGAAAAGCAGTTGTTTTTACGGACTTTGGCGATAAAAATGATAGAGCCTGAAAATTCGATAATTATGATTGATGAACCAGAACTTTCATTACATCCAAAATGGCAACAAAAAATTGTTGATGTTTATAAAAAAATTGGTAAAAATAATCAGATAATTTTGGCAACACATTCTCCGCATATTTTAGGAAGTGTTGAGAAAGAAAGTATAATCTTGCTAGTAAAAAATAAGAATGGTGTTGTGGAAGTTAGAACTGGAGAAAATTTTGGAAATTCGTATGGGCAGACTATCGAAAGAATTTTGGAAGATATAATGGGGCTTGAAACAGATAGAAATCCTAGTGTGTACGAACTGCTTAATCAAGTAAAAGAAATGGTTAAAAATGATAATTATGAAAGTTTTGAATTTGAAAGAAAATACAGTAAAATAAAAGATATTTTAGGAGAAGATGATAGAGATTTATTTTTAGTGGATATGGATTTGCAAATAAAAAAGGGGAGAAAAAATGCTGAAAGTAGATAA
- a CDS encoding AbiH family protein: MEELYILGNGFDLYLELETRYEDYFNSRKLDENFFKKLENIYKKNYQYRKNNKGKKVLVIVDNIGLRTEIEELYNKYKIENLFYLYLSFLKKENLNWNEVESNIKKFIIYTNESLKKTVENILENAEMNKLYIYILVSKIIILKKIDEIKNENENKRNDEEKREFNYLDFMMEQLNLFEKDFGNYIGSLELKEENKNRLINIFRTTCRKKIINFNYSIFLQDLIDKYKDIVFSEIEILRRIKPIESIVNIHGDFKNPIFGIDSHNSEEQFQNFTKTSRILNNDTVGNFELPKPGKLGTINFFGHSLSEADYSYFQSLFDYYDIYSSNIKLNFMYSEYDKNDLTRAKRETHNNVVKLMKNYGEKLENKDKGKNLLHKLLIENRIKLINVDKENKIIDNSNYSFN; encoded by the coding sequence ATGGAAGAATTATATATTTTAGGAAATGGATTTGATTTATATTTGGAATTAGAAACGAGATATGAAGATTATTTTAATTCAAGAAAACTTGATGAAAATTTTTTTAAGAAATTGGAAAATATTTATAAAAAAAATTATCAATATAGAAAAAATAATAAGGGTAAAAAAGTATTAGTAATAGTTGACAATATAGGCTTAAGAACAGAAATAGAAGAACTGTACAATAAATATAAAATTGAGAATTTGTTTTATTTATATTTATCCTTTTTAAAAAAAGAAAATTTGAATTGGAATGAAGTTGAATCCAATATTAAAAAATTTATAATTTATACTAATGAAAGTTTGAAAAAAACAGTTGAAAATATACTTGAAAATGCAGAAATGAATAAATTATATATTTATATTTTAGTTTCTAAAATTATAATTTTAAAAAAAATAGATGAGATAAAGAATGAAAATGAAAATAAAAGAAATGATGAAGAAAAAAGAGAATTTAACTATCTTGATTTTATGATGGAGCAATTAAACTTATTTGAAAAAGATTTTGGGAATTATATAGGAAGTTTAGAATTAAAAGAAGAAAATAAAAATAGACTAATAAATATTTTTAGAACGACTTGTCGGAAAAAAATTATAAATTTTAATTATAGTATATTTTTACAAGATTTAATAGATAAATACAAAGATATAGTTTTTTCAGAAATAGAAATTCTTAGGAGAATAAAGCCAATAGAAAGTATAGTAAATATACATGGTGATTTTAAAAATCCAATTTTTGGAATAGATAGCCATAATTCAGAAGAACAATTTCAAAATTTTACTAAAACATCAAGAATTTTAAATAATGATACAGTAGGAAATTTTGAATTACCAAAGCCTGGAAAGTTAGGAACAATTAATTTTTTTGGACATTCTTTGTCAGAAGCAGATTATTCATATTTTCAAAGTTTATTTGATTATTATGATATTTATTCTTCAAATATAAAATTAAATTTTATGTATTCTGAATACGATAAAAATGATTTAACGAGAGCAAAAAGAGAAACACATAATAATGTTGTAAAATTAATGAAAAATTATGGAGAAAAATTAGAAAATAAAGATAAAGGGAAAAATTTATTACATAAATTATTAATTGAGAATAGAATTAAATTGATAAATGTTGATAAAGAAAATAAAATTATTGATAATTCAAATTATAGTTTTAATTAA